A single Bos mutus isolate GX-2022 chromosome 16, NWIPB_WYAK_1.1, whole genome shotgun sequence DNA region contains:
- the LAX1 gene encoding LOW QUALITY PROTEIN: lymphocyte transmembrane adapter 1 (The sequence of the model RefSeq protein was modified relative to this genomic sequence to represent the inferred CDS: inserted 2 bases in 1 codon), with protein sequence MDVTTSAWSETTRRISEPSTLQGTLGSLDKAEDHSSSIFSGFAALLAILLVVAVICVLWCCGKRKKRQVPYLRVTIMPLLTLPRPRQRAKNIYDLLPRRQEELGRHPSRSIRIVSTESLLSRNSDSPSSEHVPSRAGDALHMHRAHTHAMGYAVGIYDNAMRPQMCGNLAPSPHYVNVRASRGSPSTSSEDSRDYVNIPTAKEIAETLASASNPPRNLFILPSTKELAPSEEIDEGCGNASDCTSLGSPGTENSDPLSDGEGSSQTSNDYVNMAELDLGTPQGKQLQGMFQCRRDYENVPPGPSSNKQQEEEVTSSNTDHVEGRTDGPETHTPPAVQSGSFLALKDHVACQSSAHSETGPWEDAEETSSEDSHDYENVCAAEAGARXAEQWPDPRLFPDKLGPSHPAGKPHEVAAAARFTLDDPVFQWFHLVRLRR encoded by the exons ATGGATGTCACTACGTCAGCATGGTCAGAGACCACAAGGAGGATCTCAGAGCCCAGCACTCTGCAGGGAACCCTCGGCAGCCTGGACAA GGCTGAAGAccacagcagcagcatcttttctgGGTTTGCGGCTCTCCTTGCCATCCTCCTGGTTGTTGCAGTTATCTGCGTCCTGTGGTGCTGCGGTAAACGGAAGAAGC GGCAAGTTCCCTACCTCCGAGTTACCATCATGCCCTTGTTGACTCTGCCTCGACCCAGACAGCGagccaaaaatatttatgacCTCTTGCCCCGAAGACAAGAAGAGCTGG GAAGACATCCCTCAAGGAGCATCCGTATTGTCAGCACCGAAAGCCTCCTCTCCAGGAATTCTGACAGCCCTTCCTCTGAGCATGTG CCCTCCCGAGCAGGCGACGCCCTCCACATGCACAGAGCCCACACTCACGCCATGGGGTATGCAGTGGGCATCTATGACAATGCCATGCGGCCCCAGATGTGTGGAAACCTTGCTCCCTCGCCTCACTATGTCAATGTCAGAGCTTCAAGAGGTTCCCCGAGCACTTCTTCAGAGGACTCGAGAGACTATGTCAATATCCCCACAGCAAAGGAGATTGCTGAGACTTTGGCTTCTGCCAGTAACCCTCCCAGGAACCTCTTCATCCTCCCAAGTACCAAGGAGCTGGCACCGTCTGAAGAAATAGATGAGGGTTGTGGGAACGCCAGTGACTGCACCAgtttggggtctccaggaactgAGAACAGTGATCCACTCAGTGATGGGGAAGGGTCTTCTCAGACCTCGAATGACTATGTCAACATGGCAGAGTTGGATCTCGGGACCCCCCAAGGGAAGCAGCTCCAGGGAATGTTTCAGTGCCGCAGGGATTATGAAAATGTACCACCAGGTCCCAGTAGCAAcaagcagcaggaggaggaagtgacATCCTCAAACACAGACCATGTAGAGGGCAGGACAGATGGTCCAGAGACCCACACCCCACCTGCCGTGCAGTCAGGGAGCTTCCTGGCTTTAAAGGATCACGTGGCCTGTCAGTCGTCTGCCCACAGTGAGACCGGGCCGTGGGAAGATGCAGAAGAGACGTCAAGTGAGGACTCTCACGACTATGAGAATGTGTGCGCTGCCGAGGCAGGAGCCAG GGCTGAGCAGTGGCCTGACCCACGGCTCTTTCCTGACAAACTAGGGCCCAGCCACCCAGCCGGCAAGCCACAtgaagtggctgctgctgccagATTCACCCTTGATGACCCTGTATTTCAGTGGTTTCATTTGGTTAGGCTAAGGAGATGA